One Candida dubliniensis CD36 chromosome 1, complete sequence genomic region harbors:
- a CDS encoding conserved hypothetical protein (spliced gene), translated as MSLHYTFKWPKGAEDVIVTGSFDNWAKSLPLLKQTDGSFSLQVPLPPKAEDVIYKYVVDGEWRINPEENITRDESGIENNIITKDHLKELIAVPGSLIPESGLPVTPVAVQKGSDNQENLNTTVLPKEEPHHQSLAGEPGIFIPKEKEALSAFEKVEDTDAKALNENVTEVGTANQTNSDNDNLKTTVLPKEEPHHQSLAGEPGIFIPKEKEALSAFEKVEDTDVKVLNEDVTEVGTANAEPQSSIAVPSTGVLVEGSDLTPEERKKQKKKVKKLQYKARKKQRAAEAAAATADEANSTSDIDTEEATPEPTTQESHSKNTVAGLAAGGATAAAAATATTALADHPDTLGSTTNGGHITSNDVATPLIYEPQTSSIEKPKESITEPVIKESKLDSDLEAPKPAAGFAETAVVEPKSTPNTDANNIVSTGAETSLDPTVADNKEPESAVPGNKTEPTVDQTAAAIPVQETETEPVLATPAPVVVNDFADEPINATEVEEHPKTLDPNAVADSEAKEVDASPVIKESGNVHTKEEEIIIAAEGSEKDITAAVEAREGAGVTLEEIQPTESEKERLTREAKLAAGVDGPITVEKVDVPEDELKSSKVESPTKETNPTAKKTEPNTVKKTTSKGKTEEKKKGSFRRFLKKIFH; from the exons ATGTCACTTCATTATACATTTAAATG gCCAAAGGGTGCTGAAGACGTAATTGTCACTGGTTCTTTCGACAATTGGGCCAAGTCTTTACCACTTCTTAAGCAGACAGATGGCTCCTTTTCATTACAAGTCCCATTACCACCTAAAGCTGAAGAtgttatttataaatatgtTGTTGACGGTGAATGGAGAATTAACCCTGAAGAAAACATCACCAGAGACGAAAGTGGTATTGAAAATAACATTATCACCAAAGACCATTTGAAGGAGTTGATTGCTGTTCCAGGATCCTTAATTCCCGAATCTGGCTTACCTGTAACCCCAGTAGCAGTTCAAAAAGGTTCTGACAACCAAGAAAATTTGAACACCACAGTTTTGCCTAAAGAAGAACCTCATCACCAATCTCTTGCCGGAGAGCCAGGTATCTTCAttccaaaagaaaaagaagctTTGTCTGCATTTGAGAAAGTTGAGGATACTGACGCCAAGGCGTTGAATGAAAACGTCACTGAAGTTGGAACTGCAAACCAAACCAATTCTGacaatgataatttgaagACCACAGTTTTGCCTAAAGAAGAGCCTCACCATCAATCTCTTGCTGGAGAGCCAGGTATCTTCATTCCAAAGGAGAAAGAAGCTTTGTCTGCATTTGAGAAAGTCGAGGATACCGACGTCAAAGTCTTGAATGAAGACGTTACTGAAGTAGGCACCGCAAATGCCGAACCACAATCGCTGATCGCTGTTCCATCAACTGGCGTTTTAGTTGAAGGCTCTGATTTAACTccagaagaaagaaagaaacaaaagaaaaaggttAAGAAATTACAATACAAAGCtagaaagaaacaaagaGCTGCTGAAGCAGCAGCAGCTACTGCTGATGAAGCCAATAGTACTAGCGACATTGACACTGAGGAAGCCACTCCAGAACCAACCACTCAAGAGAGTCATTCAAAGAATACCGTTGCTGGGTTAGCTGCTGGTGGTGCcactgctgctgctgctgccaCTGCCACCACTGCATTGGCTGACCATCCAGACACATTGGGATCTACCACCAACGGAGGGCATATTACTAGTAACGATGTTGCCACACCACTTATCTACGAACCACAAACTCTGTCAATCgaaaaaccaaaagaaTCTATCACAGAGCCAGTTATCAAAGAATCAAAACTCGATTCAGATCTTGAAGCCCCTAAGCCAGCTGCTGGTTTTGCAGAAACAGCTGTTGTAGAGCCAAAGTCGACTCCCAACACTGATGCCAATAACATAGTTAGTACTGGTGCAGAAACGTCTCTTGACCCGACAGTTGCTGACAACAAGGAACCAGAGTCTGCAGTTCCAGGAAACAAAACCGAACCAACTGTTGATCAAACTGCTGCCGCAATTCCAGTCCAAGAAACTGAAACCGAACCTGTTTTGGCAACACCAGCACCGGTAGTCGTTAATGATTTTGCTGATGAACCAATTAATGCTACTGAGGTTGAGGAGCACCCAAAGACTTTAGATCCAAATGCAGTAGCTGATTCTGAAGCCAAGGAAGTTGACGCATCACCTGTCATCAAAGAATCTGGAAATGTTCACACCAAAGAGGAAGAAATCATCATTGCAGCTGAAGGTAGCGAAAAGGATATTACTGCTGCTGTCGAGGCTCGTGAAGGTGCTGGGGTAACCCTTGAAGAAATCCAACCAACAGAATCAGAAAAGGAAAGATTGACAAGAGAAGCCAAGCTTGCTGCTGGTGTTGATGGACCAATCACTGTTGAAAAAGTTGATGTTCCTGAggatgaattgaaatctCTGAAAGTGGAATCACCGACTAAAGAGACAAACCCAACCGCAAAGAAAACCGAACCAAACACGGTCAAAAAGACCACATCAAAGGGAAAGActgaagaaaagaagaaaggtTCATTTAGAAGGTTcttgaaaaagattttcCACTAA
- a CDS encoding sterol homeostasis regulator, putative (Similar to C. albicans NCR1) → MRVISLFLLINLAIALASHKPGYCNTYGNCGKKSVFGKPLPCAGFVPAVKASSESREKLKSICGEDFDYVCCSPEQIDILESNLKRVDPLISSCPACRKNFYDFFCQFSCSPNESQFVEIVKTETARDTGKEIVTEINQYVEPEMAKQFFDSCKNVKFSATNGYAMDLIGGGAKNYSQFLKFLGDEKPLLGGSPYQINFKYKLPQPQSGLVLRNEPLRDCNDKEYKCACTDCEESCPQLPHAKDLTKKCTVGVLPCFSFSIIIIWSCLIILLGGYHVYLAKLKKERRRSIVEDSEDDESTMINPLFYAGIGKKRAKQFSSELGSKIQDLFANIGYFCSKFPGISIGTSLTIVVLLSLGLFKLQLETDPVKLWVSPSDPSYKNQQFFESNFGEWFRIEQVIISAKDGGPVLNWEVVKWWFDKESQLDKLDENVRLSDICFKPLDETCALQSFTQYFQGDISGLTESNWKSKLQSCVDSPVNCLPTFQQPLKPNILFDNNDVSKARAFTVTVLVNSDTQNGNYTAKTISYEHSFQKWAADLQAEHPNLNIAYSTEISLKEELNQSSNTDIKTIAISYLVMFIYASLALGGKLPTAHFYSLVKTRFTLGLSSIIIILLSVTASVGFFSFIGLRSTLIIAEVIPFLVLAIGIDNIFLIVHELHVISEGNPDLALEARISHALKNIGPSCFISAVLQVCMFLLATTVGMPAVKNFAYYGAGAVLINFLLQMTCFIGLLALDQRRLEDNRVDCVPWITIPPIQINGDDTHEPVHLEYNFSHWIGDHYAPFLLKKSTKGKVVALFVLWVGISLSLFPKIQLGLDQRIAIPSTSYLVDYFNSVYEFLNVGPPVFFVVKDLDYTERSNQQKICGKFSACDEFSLANILEQEVKRSRISMLSEPASNWLDDFFSWLNPDLDQCCRFRKSTIFEKTPDFCSPTAPQRQCQSCYLNHDPPYDSSMKAFPKEDFMFYFNDWIQEPSDPCPLGGKAAHGQAISRTSGKIDSSYFRTSFVPLRGQQEFINAYKSGENIVKEITKLIPSIDIFAYSPFFIFFTQYQNIVLLTVVLLAVAMTIIYVVSIFLLNSFRAASILTMTITAIMINIGGVLALWSISLNAVTLVNLVICVGFAVEFTIHLTRAYCVPKVKMFDNPAEQELYNNLVNAEPENARRTSITSLNAEFRNTKAHNALCSVGGSLISGVTLTKLIGISVLAFTRSQIFEVYYFRMWLSLVVISFVHAFVLLPVLLSF, encoded by the coding sequence ATGCGGGTTATTAGCTTATTCCTATTAATCAACCTTGCAATCGCTTTAGCATCACACAAGCCAGGCTATTGCAACACCTATGGAAACTGTGGTAAAAAATCGGTGTTTGGAAAACCATTACCTTGTGCTGGGTTTGTCCCGGCCGTAAAGGCAAGCCTGGAATCACGAgagaaattaaaatcaatatgTGGAGAAGATTTCGACTACGTTTGTTGTTCTCCCgaacaaattgatattttggaACTGAACTTAAAAAGAGTCGACCCTCTAATCTCATCATGCCCGGCGTGCCGAAAGAACTTTTATGACTTCTTCTGCCAATTCAGTTGCTCACCCAATGAATCccaatttgttgaaattgttaaaaCCGAAACCGCCAGAGACACAGGCAAAGAAATAGTCACCGAGATAAACCAATATGTGGAACCGGAAATGGCCAAACAGTTTTTTGACTCGTGCAAAAATGTAAAGTTCCTGGCAACTAACGGTTATGCTATGGATTTGATTGGTGGAGGAGCAAAGAATTACCTGcaatttttaaagttttTGGGAGATGAAAAACCATTGTTGGGTGGATCCCCTTACCAAATCAACTTTAAATACAAACTCCCACAACCCCAATCGGGTCTTGTTTTGCGAAATGAACCACTTCGTGATTGCAACGACAAAGAATATAAATGTGCATGTACTGACTGTGAGGAGTCATGCCCACAATTGCCACATGCTAAAGATTTAACCAAAAAGTGTACCGTTGGTGTTTTGCCATGTTTTTCATTTAGTATCATAATTATTTGGTCGTGCTTGATAATACTATTAGGAGGATATCACGTATACTTGGcgaaattgaaaaaagaacgGAGACGATCAATTGTGGAAGATTCCGAGGATGACGAAAGCACTATGATAAACCCATTATTCTATGCTGGCATTGGGAAAAAACGGGCAAAACAATTTCTGAGCGAATTGGGACTGAAAATTCAAGACTTGTTTGCCAATATTGGGTACTTTTGTTCTAAATTCCCCGGGATCTCAATTGGAACTAGTTTAACAATTGTCGTTTTGCTCTCCTTGGGACTTTTCAAGTTGCAACTTGAAACCGACCCTGTCAAGCTTTGGGTTAGTCCTAGTGACCCATCTTACAAAAACCAACAGTTTTTTGAATCTAATTTCGGCGAATGGTTTAGAATTGAACAAGTGATTATAAGTGCAAAAGATGGTGGGCCTGTTTTGAACTGGGAAGTTGTCAAGTGGTGGTTTGACAAAGAGTCACAATTGGACAAGTTGGATGAAAATGTGCGTTTATCCGATATCTGTTTTAAACCATTAGACGAGACTTGTGCCTTACAATCATTTACGCAGTATTTCCAAGGTGATATTTCTGGATTGACAGAGAGTAACTGGAAGTCAAAATTGCAGAGTTGCGTTGACTCTCCAGTAAACTGTTTGCCCACGTTTCAACAACCGTTGAAACCaaatattttgtttgataatAACGATGTTTCCAAGGCCAGGGCATTTACAGTAACGGTATTGGTAAACAGTGACACCCAGAATGGAAACTATACTGCAAAAACAATCTCGTATGAGCATCTGTTCCAAAAATGGGCAGCTGATTTACAAGCCGAGCACccaaatttgaatataGCTTACAGCACCGAGATCTCCCTTAAGGAAGAACTTAATCAATCTTCAAACACAGACATAAAAACTATCGCCATATCATACTTGGTAATGTTTATATACGCTTCTTTGGCACTTGGGGGTAAATTGCCAACTGCACATTTTTACTCATTAGTGAAGACAAGATTTACATTGGGGCTTTCAagtataattataatattgcTATCGGTAACAGCATCTGTGggatttttttcatttatcgGATTAAGATCTACGCTCATCATTGCTGAGGTGATCCCTTTTTTGGTGTTGGCAATAGGTATCGATAATATATTCTTAATTGTTCATGAGTTACACGTAATAAGTGAGGGGAACCCTGACTTGGCTTTGGAGGCACGGATCTCTCACgctttgaaaaatatcgGACCTTCGTGTTTTATAAGTGCTGTTTTGCAGGTATGCATGTTTTTGTTGGCCACTACCGTGGGTATGCCGGCAGTAAAAAATTTTGCATACTACGGTGCTGGTGCGGTTTTAATCAACTTCTTACTACAGATGACATGTTTTATCGGGTTATTAGCATTAGATCAGCGTCGATTAGAAGATAACAGAGTTGATTGTGTTCCTTGGATTACAATCCCtccaattcaaataaaCGGTGATGATACCCACGAACCAGTGCATCTTGAATACAATTTTTCTCACTGGATAGGTGACCATTATGCCCCATTTTTGTTAAAGAAAAGCACAAAGGGTAAGGTAGTGGCTTTATTTGTGTTATGGGTCGGGATTTCCCTCAGTTTGTTTCCCAAAATTCAACTCGGATTAGACCAAAGAATTGCCATACCCTCCACATCATACTTGGTCgattatttcaattcagTATATGAATTCTTGAACGTTGGTCCTCCagttttctttgttgttaAGGACTTGGATTATACCGAAAGACTGAATCAACAGAAAATCTGTGGCAAGTTTTCTGCTTGTGATGAATTTTCTTTGGCCAACATTTTGGAGCAAGAGGTAAAACGTTCACGCATATCAATGCTTTCTGAACCTGCATCCAACTGGTTGGATGATTTCTTCAGTTGGTTGAACCCAGATTTGGATCAATGTTGTCGATTTAGGAAGAGTaccatttttgaaaaaacaCCAGATTTTTGCTCGCCCACTGCCCCTCAGCGTCAATGCCAATCATGCTATTTAAATCACGATCCTCCTTATGACTCAAGTATGAAAGCTTTTCCTAAAGAAGATTTtatgttttattttaatgaCTGGATACAAGAGCCATCCGACCCGTGTCCATTGGGTGGAAAAGCTGCACATGGACAGGCTATATCCCGAACAAGTGGGAAAATCGACTCGAGCTATTTCCGAACTTCTTTTGTTCCGTTAAGGGGTCAGCAAGAGTTTATCAATGCCTACAAAAGTGGAGAGAATATTGTGAAGGAAATTACCAAGTTGATTCCCTCAATCGACATTTTTGCCTACTCTCCatttttcatattcttcACACAATACCAGAATATTGTGTTGTTGACAGTGGTTTTATTGGCAGTAGCTATGACTATCATATATGTAGTAAGcatatttttgttgaacTCGTTTAGAGCCGCAAGCATTCTCACAATGACAATCACAGCAATCATGATTAACATCGGTGGAGTGTTGGCATTATGGTCCATATCCCTAAACGCAGTCACTTTGGTCAATTTGGTTATATGTGTTGGATTTGCCGTTGAGTTTACTATACACTTGACCAGAGCCTATTGCGTGCCCAAAGTCAAGATGTTTGACAATCCTGCTGAACAGGAATTGTACAATAACCTTGTGAACGCTGAGCCTGAGAATGCTCGCAGAACATCAATAACCAGCTTGAATGCGGAATTCAGAAACACTAAAGCACATAACGCATTGTGCAGTGTTGGAGGCTCGTTGATAAGTGGGGTCACATTAACAAAATTGATCGGTATTTCAGTTTTAGCCTTTACAAGATCTCAGATCTTTGaagtttattatttcaGGATGTGGCTCTCTTTGGTTGTGATTAGTTTTGTCCACGCATTTGTCTTGTTGCCAGTGTTGTTAAGCTTTTAA